Proteins from a single region of Methanotorris igneus Kol 5:
- the truD gene encoding tRNA pseudouridine(13) synthase TruD, producing the protein MKIRQKPEDFIVEEIIDLGKTINENGEYYLYKLTKRNIENLKALSYIAKKFKIPLKEIGYCGLKDRHALTTQYITIPKKYGILKLDEKNLKLEYVAPSNPLKIGDLIGNRFNITVRSIKSEDFLKIADNIHALDYGVPNYFDSQRFGSVFERKFIAKEIMLGNYEEALKILLTKYKKSEKKTIKDLKRYIAKNWGDWEKCAKYIEKNDIKSRMFVNIINALNKGKSYKEVFKYVDDRLRKIFVSAYQSYLWNECIKEVLKDYVNEKDRYYLEYECGDFMFYKELDEDSFNALKDVKFPTIAPDVEYKGEVKEIIDIVLENEGITFKDLENIDCLDCKFVYSERKILCIPKDFKTSGFKPDELNNGKYKITLEFELNKGSYATMIIKRAFLGVKKSSRRKR; encoded by the coding sequence ATGAAAATTAGGCAAAAACCAGAGGATTTTATTGTTGAAGAGATTATCGACCTGGGCAAAACAATCAACGAGAATGGAGAATACTACCTATACAAACTAACAAAAAGAAACATAGAAAACCTAAAAGCACTCTCCTACATTGCTAAAAAATTCAAAATTCCATTAAAAGAGATTGGATATTGCGGTTTAAAAGATAGACACGCTTTAACTACCCAATATATAACAATCCCAAAAAAATATGGAATTTTAAAGTTAGATGAAAAAAATTTAAAATTAGAGTATGTTGCTCCTTCAAATCCACTAAAAATTGGGGACTTGATTGGGAATAGATTTAATATTACAGTTAGGAGCATAAAATCAGAAGATTTTTTGAAGATTGCTGATAATATTCATGCGTTGGATTATGGTGTGCCAAATTACTTTGACAGCCAAAGGTTTGGGAGTGTCTTTGAAAGGAAATTCATAGCAAAGGAAATCATGCTTGGAAACTACGAGGAAGCATTGAAAATTTTACTCACAAAATACAAAAAAAGTGAGAAAAAGACAATAAAGGACTTAAAGAGATACATAGCAAAAAATTGGGGAGATTGGGAAAAATGTGCCAAATATATTGAAAAGAACGACATCAAAAGCCGGATGTTTGTAAATATCATAAATGCCCTAAACAAAGGTAAAAGTTACAAAGAAGTGTTTAAATACGTTGACGACAGGCTGAGAAAAATCTTTGTTTCCGCATATCAAAGTTACCTTTGGAATGAATGCATTAAGGAAGTTTTAAAGGATTATGTTAATGAAAAAGATAGATATTATTTGGAGTATGAGTGTGGAGATTTCATGTTCTATAAAGAATTGGATGAAGATAGTTTTAATGCATTAAAAGACGTAAAATTCCCAACAATTGCACCAGATGTTGAATATAAAGGGGAGGTTAAGGAAATTATTGACATAGTATTAGAAAATGAGGGAATTACATTTAAAGATTTAGAGAATATTGACTGTCTGGACTGCAAATTTGTATACAGTGAGAGAAAAATCTTATGCATTCCAAAAGATTTCAAAACAAGTGGATTTAAACCAGATGAATTAAACAACGGAAAATATAAGATTACTTTGGAATTTGAATTAAACAAAGGTAGTTATGCAACTATGATTATAAAGAGGGCATTCTTAGGAGTAAAAAAGAGTAGCAGAAGAAAAAGATAA
- a CDS encoding sn-glycerol-1-phosphate dehydrogenase, whose translation MIVIPRYILIKENAIYQTTDILKKLNLKNPLVITGKNTKKYCKFDFDIQYYDEIDIDEFEVSKYYKYDSIIGLGGGRAIDTGKLIAYKLGIPFLSIPTTASNDGIASPIVSIRQPSFMTEAPIAIIADINIIKKSPKRLLSAGMGDIVSNITAVLDWKLAHREIGEEYSESSAIFSKTIAKELIDYVLNSNLEEYPKKLVKSLIASGITISIAHSSRPASGSEHLFSHALDHLKKEYDLKINSLHGEQCGIGTIMMSYLHELENEKLKGLSEKIKLSLKKVNAPTTAKELEIDEDLIIEALTIAHKIRNRYTILRHGISKEKAKEIAEKTEVI comes from the coding sequence ATGATTGTCATTCCAAGGTATATACTAATTAAAGAAAATGCTATATACCAAACCACGGACATCTTAAAAAAATTAAATCTAAAAAATCCCCTTGTCATAACTGGAAAAAACACAAAAAAATACTGCAAATTTGATTTTGACATACAATATTATGATGAGATTGATATAGATGAATTTGAAGTTAGTAAATACTACAAATATGACTCCATTATTGGTTTAGGTGGGGGGAGAGCAATAGATACTGGAAAACTAATTGCATACAAATTGGGAATTCCTTTTTTGAGCATCCCTACGACCGCATCAAATGATGGCATTGCATCTCCGATTGTTTCTATAAGACAGCCATCATTTATGACAGAGGCACCAATAGCAATTATTGCAGACATTAACATTATAAAAAAATCTCCAAAGAGGTTGCTAAGTGCGGGAATGGGGGATATTGTATCAAATATCACCGCTGTCTTAGATTGGAAACTTGCCCACAGAGAAATTGGGGAAGAGTACAGTGAGAGCTCAGCAATCTTTTCAAAGACAATTGCAAAGGAATTGATTGATTATGTTCTAAATTCTAATTTGGAGGAATATCCAAAAAAATTGGTGAAATCCCTCATAGCGAGTGGCATAACCATTTCCATTGCCCATTCATCAAGACCTGCTTCTGGAAGCGAGCATTTATTTTCCCATGCATTGGACCATTTAAAGAAGGAGTATGACTTAAAAATAAATTCTCTGCATGGAGAACAATGCGGAATTGGGACTATAATGATGTCCTATTTGCATGAGTTAGAAAATGAGAAATTAAAAGGTTTGTCTGAAAAAATCAAATTATCATTAAAAAAGGTAAATGCCCCAACAACTGCAAAGGAACTGGAAATTGATGAGGACTTGATTATAGAAGCATTAACCATTGCCCACAAAATAAGGAATAGATATACAATTTTAAGGCATGGGATTAGCAAAGAGAAAGCAAAAGAAATTGCAGAAAAGACAGAAGTTATTTAA
- a CDS encoding acylphosphatase yields the protein MSTTYELIIYGKVQHVGFRDRIENIGKGLGIDGIVYNFKDGTVRILANFEDEDIKEFFKKSIKMLEKKDNLIKIDKIEEKELNAFIEFPEGINRISADDLLELNKKLDEGVKYIKLIFGSLEELNVKVDKQTEILEKLNVKMDKQTEILEKLNAKMDKQTEILTELKKGHDEVRETLNKMVEILEKILK from the coding sequence ATGTCTACTACTTATGAACTCATTATTTATGGTAAGGTGCAGCATGTTGGATTCAGGGATAGAATTGAAAACATAGGTAAAGGATTGGGCATAGATGGAATTGTTTATAACTTTAAAGATGGAACTGTTAGGATTTTAGCAAATTTTGAAGATGAAGATATTAAAGAATTTTTTAAAAAAAGCATAAAAATGTTAGAGAAAAAAGATAATCTTATAAAAATAGATAAGATTGAAGAAAAAGAATTAAATGCATTCATTGAGTTTCCAGAGGGTATTAACAGAATTTCTGCAGATGATTTGTTAGAGTTAAATAAAAAGTTAGATGAGGGTGTCAAATACATTAAATTAATCTTTGGTTCTTTGGAAGAATTAAATGTCAAAGTTGATAAGCAAACAGAAATTTTGGAAAAATTGAACGTCAAAATGGATAAACAGACAGAAATATTGGAAAAATTAAATGCCAAAATGGATAAGCAAACAGAAATTTTAACTGAACTCAAAAAAGGACACGATGAAGTGAGAGAAACATTAAATAAAATGGTTGAAATTTTAGAAAAAATTCTTAAATAA
- a CDS encoding ThiF family adenylyltransferase codes for MDNIAELEKKLTRKGEVSIVGCGRLGVRVAFDLLEVHRGGPKKVYLFDNAKIAENDIVHRRLGGKIGEYKVKFVERFFGDRVVGITENINEDNLHLLTGDVVIICIAGGDTIPTTRAIIDYAKKRGIKTIGTNGVFGIEENIKVCDAKYAKGPAQFLNLDKEGHIVVGTGKFIRDLEPITPYTLDEIAKKIVIECLKVLNKIK; via the coding sequence ATGGACAACATAGCAGAATTAGAGAAAAAACTTACTCGAAAAGGAGAGGTCTCAATTGTTGGATGCGGTAGGTTGGGTGTTAGGGTAGCATTTGATTTGTTAGAAGTACATAGAGGAGGACCTAAGAAAGTATATCTCTTTGATAATGCAAAGATAGCAGAAAATGACATTGTCCACAGAAGGTTAGGAGGAAAAATTGGAGAATATAAGGTTAAGTTCGTTGAGAGGTTTTTTGGGGATAGGGTCGTGGGGATTACTGAGAATATCAACGAAGATAACTTACATTTACTAACTGGGGATGTTGTAATCATTTGCATTGCTGGAGGAGACACAATACCAACAACAAGGGCAATAATCGACTATGCAAAAAAACGCGGCATAAAAACTATTGGAACTAATGGGGTTTTTGGGATTGAAGAGAACATTAAGGTCTGCGATGCAAAGTATGCAAAAGGCCCAGCCCAATTTTTAAATTTAGATAAAGAGGGGCATATTGTTGTAGGTACTGGAAAGTTTATTAGAGATTTAGAACCAATAACTCCCTACACATTAGATGAGATAGCAAAAAAGATAGTTATTGAGTGTTTGAAGGTATTAAACAAAATTAAATAA
- a CDS encoding radical SAM protein, protein MNSEEILENAIKAFKLTTKHHGNYTSLERALFLGWYCNLKNPCKFCYMSTQKNKIKDPLKARRRLETILAEAILMKRIGWKLEFISGGYGYTSKEINDIVEMVAYVQKSRQYLNVGLVDFDNLNLDVIEGVVGAVETVNEELHDYLCPDKPIEKIKDMLLKAKDLGLKTGITIILGLGEKEEDIEKLLNLIEELELDRITFYSLNPQKGTIFENKTSITTLEYMNWVSSVRLNFPKIKIITGTWVDKLTNIGPLIMSGSNTITKFPLFSMFGKKEGKTVEKEILSTGRELLGTFSDVEALMGKKKLKNSPYKDEDIEISEENLEKINNLQDEINKKVEFYVRKTLNKIAKETPDIEYSHMH, encoded by the coding sequence ATAAATTCTGAAGAAATTTTGGAAAATGCAATAAAAGCATTTAAATTAACAACGAAGCACCATGGAAATTACACTTCACTTGAGAGAGCATTATTTTTAGGGTGGTACTGCAACCTAAAAAACCCTTGTAAGTTCTGTTATATGTCAACGCAAAAAAATAAGATAAAAGACCCTTTAAAGGCAAGGAGGAGATTGGAGACAATTTTGGCAGAGGCAATTTTAATGAAGAGAATAGGGTGGAAGTTAGAGTTTATCTCTGGAGGATATGGATATACAAGCAAGGAAATTAATGATATTGTTGAAATGGTTGCCTATGTGCAAAAATCAAGGCAATACCTGAATGTTGGACTTGTGGATTTTGATAACCTTAATTTGGATGTTATTGAAGGTGTTGTTGGGGCAGTGGAGACGGTTAATGAGGAACTTCATGATTACCTATGTCCAGATAAACCAATTGAAAAAATAAAGGATATGCTTTTGAAAGCAAAAGACCTTGGATTAAAAACAGGAATCACAATAATCTTAGGTTTGGGAGAGAAGGAAGAGGATATTGAAAAACTTTTAAATTTAATAGAAGAACTTGAACTTGATAGAATAACATTTTATTCTTTAAACCCTCAAAAAGGAACCATATTTGAAAATAAAACGTCAATAACGACTCTTGAGTATATGAATTGGGTTTCGTCAGTTAGGTTAAATTTCCCAAAAATAAAGATAATAACTGGAACATGGGTGGATAAACTAACCAACATAGGGCCTTTAATAATGAGTGGTTCAAACACAATAACAAAATTCCCACTCTTTAGTATGTTTGGAAAAAAGGAAGGGAAAACAGTAGAAAAAGAAATTTTATCCACTGGAAGAGAGTTACTTGGAACATTTTCAGATGTGGAAGCTTTAATGGGTAAGAAAAAGTTAAAGAACTCTCCATATAAGGATGAAGATATAGAGATAAGTGAGGAAAACCTTGAGAAGATAAATAATTTACAAGATGAGATAAACAAAAAAGTTGAATTCTATGTAAGGAAAACACTAAACAAGATAGCAAAAGAGACCCCAGACATTGAATATAGCCATATGCATTAG
- a CDS encoding tetratricopeptide repeat protein, translating to MNYINIKDKNKGWLDALYSAWCNGCKFYNKKEYNKAMKYFNLLNQIFRENVPKYDFYELREEAYKEILNNNIQKGIKKFIWHIEGILLSKDYYSLSGELITVTSILTKIGKYNIAKCFLNIGAERIYEDIKDIKPESILKEVLNSLFGDEEIERIKRENNLENLIKENIIDFNIDYFNSMMDFFMYALNWERFLKIHEEVKNKIKKCKISREIIEKIIERFEESMSDKLSIAYLLKGDYAKCLEYMELFKRHYGECLKEYEIEKNKFNLIEYIANSLKDRIIKKEEWIIELNEIYKDILNKPLKPTYKETKNCDLEYILDYYVLKSFIESI from the coding sequence ATGAATTACATAAATATTAAAGATAAAAATAAAGGTTGGTTAGATGCCCTATATTCAGCATGGTGTAATGGATGTAAATTTTACAATAAAAAGGAATATAATAAAGCAATGAAATATTTTAACTTACTAAATCAAATTTTTAGGGAAAATGTCCCAAAATATGATTTTTATGAACTTAGAGAAGAAGCATATAAAGAAATTTTAAATAATAACATCCAAAAAGGAATTAAAAAATTCATCTGGCATATTGAGGGGATTTTGTTAAGTAAGGACTATTATAGTTTATCAGGGGAATTAATAACTGTTACTTCAATACTTACAAAGATTGGAAAATATAACATTGCTAAATGTTTTTTGAATATAGGTGCAGAGAGAATATATGAAGATATTAAAGATATTAAACCAGAATCTATATTAAAAGAAGTATTAAATTCTTTGTTTGGTGATGAAGAGATAGAGAGAATAAAAAGAGAAAATAATTTAGAAAATTTGATTAAAGAAAACATTATTGATTTTAATATTGATTATTTTAATAGTATGATGGATTTTTTTATGTATGCTTTAAATTGGGAAAGATTTTTAAAAATACATGAAGAAGTTAAGAATAAAATAAAAAAATGCAAAATATCAAGAGAAATTATTGAAAAAATCATTGAAAGATTTGAAGAATCAATGAGTGATAAATTATCTATAGCCTATTTATTAAAAGGAGATTATGCTAAGTGTCTTGAATATATGGAATTATTTAAGAGGCATTATGGTGAATGTTTGAAAGAATATGAAATAGAAAAAAATAAATTTAATTTAATTGAATATATTGCAAATAGTTTAAAAGATAGGATTATTAAAAAAGAAGAATGGATAATTGAATTAAATGAAATTTACAAAGATATTTTAAATAAACCTTTAAAACCAACGTATAAAGAAACTAAAAACTGTGATTTGGAATATATTCTGGATTATTATGTTTTAAAAAGTTTTATTGAGTCAATATAA
- a CDS encoding PUA domain-containing protein: protein MKFRALTKKEIGIIKHELKRFVDEEYLKTFPFENLYALVGNWVNVVYATKEVIKNLKNFEKVYSFGIIFGEFSRKNKNRFLLSLEGMSLIADGICKNYAIVNEKGETMFLYGRDIFKSSILEIHGKGKVAVFNKYRDFLGIGKYDGKMIKNIKDKGWYLREGG, encoded by the coding sequence ATGAAGTTTAGGGCATTAACAAAAAAGGAAATAGGGATAATTAAACATGAACTTAAAAGATTTGTGGATGAGGAATACCTAAAAACCTTCCCATTTGAGAATTTATACGCGTTGGTTGGTAATTGGGTTAATGTTGTGTATGCAACAAAAGAGGTTATCAAAAATTTAAAGAACTTTGAGAAGGTTTATAGTTTTGGCATAATATTTGGAGAGTTCTCAAGGAAAAATAAAAACAGATTTTTACTATCTTTGGAGGGAATGTCCCTAATCGCTGATGGAATTTGTAAAAACTACGCTATTGTGAATGAAAAAGGAGAAACAATGTTTTTGTACGGTAGGGATATCTTCAAATCATCAATCTTAGAAATTCATGGTAAAGGTAAAGTTGCTGTTTTTAACAAATATAGGGACTTTTTAGGCATTGGAAAGTATGATGGAAAAATGATTAAAAATATTAAGGATAAAGGATGGTATTTAAGGGAAGGAGGATAA
- a CDS encoding sulfide-dependent adenosine diphosphate thiazole synthase yields the protein MDVRLRADEYATTRAILKSAFDMWLDIIDVDVAIVGGGPSGLTAARYIAKEGYKVVVLERHLAFGGGTWGGGMGFPYIVVEEPADEILREVGVKLEKVEGEDGLYTADSVEVPAKLAVGAIDAGAKVLTGIVVEDLVLRENRVAGVVINSYAIEKAGLHIDPITITAKYVVDATGHDASVVTTLSRKNPELNLEVPGEKSMWAEKGENALLRNTREVYPGLFVCGMAANAVYAGHRMGAIFGGMYISGKKCAEMIVEKLKNNE from the coding sequence ATGGATGTTAGGTTGAGGGCTGATGAATATGCAACAACTAGGGCAATCTTAAAGTCAGCGTTTGACATGTGGTTGGATATTATTGATGTTGATGTTGCTATTGTTGGAGGTGGGCCGAGTGGTTTAACAGCGGCGAGGTATATTGCAAAAGAGGGTTATAAAGTCGTTGTTTTGGAGAGGCATTTGGCTTTTGGTGGCGGAACTTGGGGTGGAGGTATGGGTTTCCCGTACATTGTTGTTGAAGAGCCAGCGGACGAGATTTTGAGAGAAGTAGGTGTTAAGTTGGAGAAGGTTGAGGGTGAGGATGGGTTATATACTGCAGATTCTGTTGAAGTTCCTGCTAAGTTAGCAGTTGGAGCTATAGATGCAGGAGCAAAAGTGTTGACTGGAATAGTCGTTGAAGATTTAGTTTTAAGAGAAAATAGGGTTGCAGGAGTTGTTATCAACAGTTATGCGATAGAAAAAGCGGGTTTGCACATTGATCCAATAACCATAACTGCTAAGTATGTCGTTGATGCTACAGGGCACGATGCTTCGGTAGTAACAACACTCTCAAGGAAAAATCCAGAGTTAAACTTAGAGGTTCCAGGGGAAAAGTCAATGTGGGCTGAGAAGGGTGAGAATGCTTTGTTAAGGAATACGAGGGAAGTTTATCCAGGCTTGTTCGTTTGTGGAATGGCTGCAAATGCAGTTTATGCAGGACACAGAATGGGAGCAATCTTCGGAGGAATGTACATCTCAGGAAAAAAATGTGCTGAAATGATAGTTGAAAAATTGAAAAATAATGAATAA
- the argH gene encoding argininosuccinate lyase has protein sequence MNILRRGRLGNSVKNDVAKYTTSLDFDREIFEADILCDIAHVIMLMENNIISKEDAKKIIEGLKEIYKKGMENLNLDPSLDDIHMVIESELIKKLGEDVAGRMHTGRSRNDEVATDLRMALREKVLLILKMLINLEKDLLNMAKEHKETLMVGYTHLQHAQPTTFAHHLLSYVSAIERDILRLLDTYKRINISPLGSGAMATTGFDIDRERTKELLGFDGIIENSMDAVSARDFIAETMANLSILGTNLSKICEELILFSTYEFGIVEIANEYTSTSSIMPQKKNPDVAEIARAKLSTLNGNLISVLTILKALPNTYNRDLQEISPHLWKSVYTTIDTIKMIHGMLKTLKVNADRMRELANANYSTATELADTLVRECNIPFRTAHGIVGEVVRRAIEEKKDMIKVIYEVLEKYNLKIDEEKIKKALDPYENVKMRDVVGGPAPKEVERAIKSFKERINKYEKEVDEKIEKINKVKENLLSYEIE, from the coding sequence ATGAACATTCTAAGAAGAGGTAGGTTAGGAAACTCAGTAAAGAATGATGTGGCAAAATACACAACAAGTTTAGATTTCGATAGAGAAATTTTTGAGGCAGATATCTTATGTGATATTGCACACGTAATAATGCTAATGGAAAACAATATCATCTCAAAAGAAGATGCAAAAAAGATTATTGAAGGTTTGAAAGAGATTTATAAAAAAGGCATGGAAAATCTCAACTTAGACCCTTCATTGGATGACATACACATGGTTATTGAGAGTGAATTGATTAAAAAATTAGGTGAGGACGTTGCTGGAAGAATGCACACTGGTAGGAGTAGGAACGATGAAGTTGCAACTGACTTAAGGATGGCTTTGAGGGAAAAGGTTTTATTAATCTTAAAAATGCTTATAAACTTAGAGAAGGACCTCCTAAACATGGCAAAAGAGCATAAAGAAACGCTTATGGTCGGATACACCCATTTGCAACATGCACAGCCAACAACCTTTGCCCATCACTTGCTAAGCTATGTTTCAGCAATTGAGAGGGACATTTTAAGGTTGTTGGACACCTACAAAAGAATAAACATCTCCCCATTAGGTAGTGGGGCAATGGCAACTACTGGTTTTGATATAGATAGGGAAAGGACAAAGGAACTTTTGGGCTTCGATGGCATTATAGAAAATTCAATGGATGCTGTTTCTGCAAGGGATTTTATTGCTGAGACGATGGCAAATCTCTCTATATTGGGGACTAATTTATCAAAAATTTGTGAGGAGTTGATTCTATTCTCAACATACGAGTTTGGGATTGTTGAGATTGCAAACGAATACACATCAACATCCTCAATAATGCCACAAAAGAAGAACCCAGACGTTGCAGAGATTGCACGGGCAAAATTATCAACCTTAAATGGGAATTTAATTAGTGTTTTAACCATTTTGAAGGCATTGCCTAACACCTACAATAGAGACTTGCAAGAAATAAGTCCGCATTTGTGGAAAAGCGTTTATACAACAATAGACACGATAAAAATGATACATGGTATGTTAAAAACATTAAAAGTAAATGCAGATAGGATGAGAGAGTTAGCAAATGCTAATTATTCAACTGCAACAGAACTTGCCGATACTCTTGTTAGAGAATGCAATATTCCATTTAGAACTGCCCATGGTATTGTTGGGGAAGTTGTAAGGAGGGCGATTGAGGAAAAAAAGGATATGATTAAGGTTATTTATGAGGTTTTAGAAAAATACAACTTAAAAATTGATGAAGAAAAAATAAAGAAGGCATTAGATCCTTATGAGAATGTCAAAATGAGGGATGTTGTAGGAGGCCCTGCACCAAAAGAAGTTGAGAGGGCAATAAAGAGCTTTAAGGAAAGAATAAATAAATATGAAAAAGAAGTTGATGAGAAGATTGAGAAAATAAATAAAGTTAAAGAAAATCTTTTGTCTTATGAAATTGAGTAA